The following coding sequences lie in one Pseudoxanthomonas sp. SE1 genomic window:
- a CDS encoding aldo/keto reductase has translation MHYRRLGNSGLQVSALSFGAWLTFGQQVGREQARELIALAWDQGVNFFDNAEVYGHGEAERVMGQVLRDLDLPRDGFCVSSKVCFGAVENPRPTQRGLSRKHVVEGCHAALQRLQVDYLDLYYCHRPDPDTPVEETVWVMDTLVRQGKVLYWGTSEWPAARIREAASIARRHHLHGPTMEQPQYNLLHRQRVELEYAPLYAELGLGTTTWSPLASGLLTGKYDAGVDADTRLGQPGHEELQRMVFGAAGARRRERARRYAQVAVELGEKPAPLAIAWCLRNPHVSSVILGASRPEQLRENLTALDLAARYDDAVWARLTAAAD, from the coding sequence ATGCACTACCGACGCCTGGGCAATTCTGGCCTGCAAGTTTCCGCGCTTTCCTTCGGTGCCTGGCTGACCTTCGGCCAGCAGGTGGGACGCGAGCAGGCGCGCGAGCTGATCGCACTGGCGTGGGACCAGGGCGTCAACTTCTTCGACAACGCGGAGGTCTACGGCCATGGCGAAGCCGAGCGCGTCATGGGCCAGGTGTTGCGCGACCTGGACCTGCCGCGCGACGGTTTCTGCGTATCCAGCAAGGTCTGCTTCGGTGCCGTGGAGAACCCACGCCCGACCCAGCGCGGACTGTCGCGCAAGCATGTGGTCGAAGGCTGCCACGCGGCGCTGCAGCGGTTGCAGGTCGATTATCTGGACCTGTACTACTGCCACCGTCCCGACCCGGACACGCCGGTCGAGGAAACGGTATGGGTGATGGATACGTTGGTGCGGCAGGGCAAGGTGTTGTACTGGGGCACGTCGGAATGGCCGGCCGCCCGCATCCGCGAGGCCGCCTCGATCGCGCGCCGGCATCATCTGCATGGGCCGACCATGGAACAGCCCCAGTACAACCTGCTGCACCGGCAGCGGGTGGAACTGGAATATGCGCCGCTGTACGCGGAACTCGGACTGGGAACCACCACCTGGTCGCCGCTGGCGTCAGGCCTTCTGACGGGCAAGTACGACGCAGGCGTGGACGCGGACACGCGCCTCGGCCAGCCCGGGCACGAGGAACTCCAGCGCATGGTCTTCGGCGCCGCGGGCGCGCGCCGGCGGGAGCGCGCCCGCCGGTACGCCCAGGTCGCCGTTGAACTGGGCGAAAAGCCCGCACCGCTGGCCATCGCCTGGTGCCTGCGCAACCCGCACGTTTCCAGTGTCATCCTGGGCGCCAGTCGCCCGGAGCAACTGCGCGAGAACCTCACGGCCCTCGACCTGGCCGCACGCTACGACGATGCCGTGTGGGCCCGGCTGACCGCAGCTGCAGATTGA
- a CDS encoding hemin uptake protein HemP, whose amino-acid sequence MISNVTALPTIDTPALRERLSLPQAAPRVEETLDSDALLKGQREVLIRHGDRLYRLRHTSNDKLILTK is encoded by the coding sequence ATGATCTCGAACGTCACCGCCTTGCCCACGATCGACACGCCGGCGCTGCGCGAGCGCCTGTCCCTGCCGCAGGCTGCGCCTCGCGTCGAGGAAACGCTGGACAGCGATGCACTGCTCAAGGGCCAGCGCGAAGTGCTGATCCGCCATGGTGATCGCCTCTATCGCCTGCGCCACACCAGCAACGACAAGCTGATCCTCACCAAGTAG
- a CDS encoding TonB-dependent hemoglobin/transferrin/lactoferrin family receptor: MMRPTLLTAAVWLAFAGPAYAAPDATAASSASADTGTHELERIQVTATRSERAVADVPNTVSVIDREEMDDHLVRDIKDLVRYEPGVTVTSNFGRFGLGGFRIRGLEGNRVRIQTDGIAVSDAFSIGSFSNANRDFVDLDTLKQVEIVRGPSSSLYGSDALGGVVSFITKDPSDYLDDGKDAYFGFRLGHDSSWNGLFGNATAAFGGERWSGLVNIGHRQGQETENQADVGGTGATRTLPNPQERDGRSLLAKLVFAPGEGQRFRLTVEGNEDSVDTDLLNQQGYQSLTRATNDRVIARDHQTRARVAFAHEWDGLSTGFADSLDWQVYRQDSETTQYTREERTLAAPTLRDIREREFNFDQRTYGLQANFRKAFGDAVRHDLVYGVDVARSETRQKRDGLRTFPLTGASTPVMLPDVFPVRDFPVSRTTTAALYVQDEIGFAEGAFRLVPGLRVDHYRLEPRHDAIFDADNPGVALADIRETSVSPKLGMVWKFAPAWSLFGGYAHGFRSPPYNDVNIGFTNVQFGYTAIANPDLKPETSDGLELGVRYSGDAMYAELSGYYNEYEDFIASMRNIGFDPTLGPAGLSVYQSQNIAEARIHGIEMKAGMDFGALSERWRGWSLRGAMAWSRGKGRGPESVDPGNGNTVEQVVTRDLDSVDPLTATVGLAYDARAWGIELAGRFVDRKQRVSDASYYRQPGYGVLDLYAHWDFAPGAKFNVGVFNLADRSYIEAGDIALVAAGSSTLDRYTASGRSLSASVAVSW; the protein is encoded by the coding sequence ATGATGCGCCCCACGCTGCTGACCGCGGCCGTGTGGCTGGCCTTTGCCGGGCCCGCCTACGCTGCACCCGACGCCACTGCGGCTTCGTCCGCTTCCGCCGATACCGGCACGCATGAACTGGAGCGCATCCAGGTCACCGCCACGCGCAGCGAACGCGCCGTCGCCGATGTGCCGAATACCGTCAGCGTCATCGACCGCGAGGAAATGGACGATCACCTGGTCCGCGACATCAAGGATCTGGTGCGCTACGAACCCGGCGTGACCGTCACGTCCAACTTCGGCCGCTTCGGCCTGGGGGGCTTCCGCATCCGCGGACTGGAAGGCAATCGCGTGCGTATCCAGACCGACGGCATCGCCGTGTCCGACGCGTTCTCCATCGGCAGCTTCTCGAACGCCAACCGCGATTTCGTGGATCTCGATACGCTGAAGCAGGTCGAGATCGTACGCGGCCCCTCCAGTTCGCTGTACGGTTCCGATGCGCTCGGCGGCGTGGTGTCCTTCATCACCAAAGACCCGTCCGACTATCTGGATGACGGCAAAGACGCCTACTTCGGCTTCCGCCTCGGTCATGACAGCAGCTGGAATGGCCTGTTCGGCAATGCCACTGCCGCTTTCGGTGGAGAGCGCTGGAGCGGTCTGGTCAACATCGGCCATCGCCAGGGCCAGGAAACCGAGAACCAGGCCGATGTCGGCGGCACCGGTGCCACGCGTACGCTGCCGAACCCGCAGGAGCGTGATGGCCGCAGCCTGCTGGCCAAGCTGGTTTTCGCACCAGGTGAGGGTCAGCGCTTCAGGCTGACGGTGGAAGGCAATGAAGACAGTGTCGATACCGACCTGCTGAACCAGCAGGGCTACCAGTCGCTCACGCGCGCCACCAACGACCGCGTCATCGCGCGCGATCACCAGACCCGCGCGCGGGTGGCGTTTGCGCATGAATGGGACGGTCTGTCGACGGGCTTCGCCGACAGCTTGGATTGGCAGGTGTATCGCCAGGACAGCGAGACCACCCAGTACACGCGCGAGGAGCGCACATTGGCGGCACCGACGCTGCGCGACATCCGCGAGCGCGAATTCAACTTCGACCAGAGGACGTATGGCCTGCAGGCGAACTTCCGGAAGGCGTTCGGTGATGCCGTGCGGCATGACCTCGTTTACGGCGTGGACGTGGCTCGCAGCGAGACACGGCAGAAGCGCGATGGTCTGAGGACCTTTCCGCTGACGGGCGCCAGCACGCCGGTGATGCTGCCGGACGTGTTTCCCGTGCGCGATTTCCCGGTCAGCAGGACCACCACGGCGGCGCTGTACGTGCAGGACGAAATCGGCTTCGCCGAGGGCGCTTTCCGCCTGGTGCCGGGCCTGCGCGTGGACCACTACCGGCTGGAACCGCGGCATGACGCGATATTCGATGCCGACAATCCCGGCGTGGCGCTGGCCGACATCCGCGAGACCAGCGTGTCGCCAAAACTGGGGATGGTGTGGAAATTCGCGCCAGCCTGGTCGCTGTTCGGCGGCTATGCGCACGGTTTCCGTTCGCCGCCCTACAACGACGTCAACATCGGCTTCACCAACGTGCAGTTCGGCTATACCGCCATCGCCAACCCGGATCTGAAGCCGGAAACCAGTGATGGACTCGAGCTTGGCGTGCGTTACTCGGGCGATGCGATGTATGCCGAACTGAGCGGGTACTACAACGAGTACGAGGATTTCATCGCCTCGATGCGCAACATCGGGTTCGACCCGACATTGGGACCGGCAGGATTGTCCGTGTACCAGTCGCAGAACATCGCCGAGGCGCGCATCCATGGCATCGAGATGAAGGCGGGCATGGATTTCGGTGCTCTGTCCGAGCGCTGGCGGGGATGGTCGTTGCGTGGCGCGATGGCATGGTCGCGGGGCAAGGGCAGGGGGCCGGAGTCTGTGGACCCGGGCAACGGCAACACCGTCGAACAGGTCGTCACCCGTGACCTGGACAGCGTGGATCCGCTCACGGCGACAGTTGGACTGGCCTATGACGCGCGTGCCTGGGGTATTGAACTGGCCGGGCGGTTCGTCGACCGCAAGCAACGTGTATCCGATGCCAGCTACTACCGGCAGCCGGGCTACGGTGTGCTGGACCTGTACGCGCACTGGGACTTCGCGCCCGGGGCCAAGTTCAATGTCGGCGTCTTCAATCTTGCTGATCGCAGCTACATCGAAGCGGGCGACATCGCACTGGTTGCAGCGGGCAGCAGCACGCTGGACCGCTACACCGCGTCCGGCCGCTCGCTGTCGGCCAGCGTGGCGGTGAGTTGGTAG